The Kribbella sp. NBC_00662 nucleotide sequence GCCGTACACGGCCATCTCGGCCCGGACGGCCAAGGCTTCCTCGGTGCCAACGCTCATGTGGACCGCCTCAGAACATGTAGGTCGAGTTGATGATGGCGCCCTTGCGGGCGTAGTGGATCAGCGCGTCCTGCACGTCCAGCGGGTGGGTCGGGATGACGCCCTCGATCAGGTCCTCCTCGCGGGCGCCGTGCAGTGACAGGCCGAACCGGCAGCAGTACACCTTGCCGCCCTCGGCGATGAATGTCTTCAGCGACTCGTTGATGTTGTGCTCGCCGGGGAAGGCCGAGTTGCCGGTGGTCGGGAATCCGCGGGTGGCCAGGCAGTTCAGCGATCCCGGACCGTAGAAGTAGATCGCGGACTCGAACCCCTTCCGCTGTGCCCGGGTCGCCTGCAGGATCGCGACGAAGCTCACCGAGGACTCGTGCGCGATGCCGTGCACGAGCGTGAAGTAGGTCTCGCCGTCCTCGGCCTGGTAGTCCGGGAACACCTTGGTGCCGCCGTAGATGCTGGAGCCCTGCGGCAGCGACGGGTGCGGGATCTCCTCCAGGCTCTTGGTCTCGAGCTCGGTCAGTTCGGCGGTTTCGGGCATGTCGTTGCTCCTTGATCAGTCGTACAGGTGGGAGAAGGTGCGGTGGAACACGTGGCCGGCGAGTTCGCCGTCGCCCATCGCGGCGCGCATCCGGGCGAGCTCGCCGGCGTGGTCGCCCCAGGGCTGGTCGCTGGCGAACAGCACCCGGTCGTGGCCGATGCCGCGGCGCTCGATCTCGGCGGCCAGCCAGCCCGGGGCGAAGCCGATCGCCCAGGACAGATCGGTGTAGACCTGCTTGCCCGTTTCGATCCAGTCGAAGAACCGGGAGCCGATCAGCTTGATGTGACCGCTCATCCCGCCGCCGAAGTGGACCAGATGCAGCGGCACGTCGTCGGCGTACGTCTCGACCAGGTGACCGATGTGGTCGATGTCGGACGCGGCGCCGGGCGAGGTGTGTACGTGGACGACGAGCCCATGCGTTCGAGCGGTCGCGAAGATCTCGTCCAGCTGCGGCCGGACGGCGTCGTCGGTCGGATGCCCGCCGAGCAGGAAGCTGAGCTTGAGCACCCGGACGCCGGGTTCCGCGGCGAGTGTGAGCGCCTTCGCGGTGAGCTCCGCGTCCTGCGGCCGGGGTGAGACCCACAGACCGGCCCTGATCCGGTCGTCCCGCGCAGCCGCCTCGACCACGAGCTCGTTGAACCCGAACGAGACAGCGACGTCCGGTACGCCGTAGTTGGGGATCACCAACGCCCGGTCCGTCCGCTCAGCGTCGAGGTCGGCGATCAGCTCGTCGATCGTCGCACGAGCGTTGACGTCGGGGTTGACCGGAGGCCCGCCGTAGAAGGGATAGGCCGGGAGTACGCCGAGATGGCGGTGGGCGTCGCAGACGTACATCTCAGGCCACCGTCCGATGCAGACCGGCGATCCAGTGCACGCCGGCCCGCTGCTCGACGATCCGTTCGGCGACGTACTGCGCGTCGTCCGCGACCCCGCCGAAGCGGCCCGAACCCCAGGTGTGCTGCCAGGGCAGACCGATGAAGTACAGGCCGGGGACGTTGGTCACGCCACGCCGGTGGGTCGGATAGCCCTGGCCGTCGAAGACCGGCACGCGGATCCACGAGTCGTCCCGCCGGAATCCGGTGCTCCAGACGACCGCCCCGATCCCTTGCAGGGAAAGCGTTTCTGGCACCGCGGTCGGTTGCCATACCGGCTTGTACCGCGCCTCCTCGGGTGCGTCGATCCGCTCGGCCGCGACGTACGCGTCGATCGAGTCCTTGATGCCTTCGGACACCGCGTCGGCGTGATCGAGGTTCTGCTTCAGGTCGTCCGCGAACCGCAGCGTGTCGCGGTCCGCGTCGATCAGGCGGCCGTAGAGCCGCATCCCTTCCAGGGCGAACTTCCGCAGGTCGATGTCCCGGCCGCCGTCGCGACCGGTGACGTAATGGTTCGCCCGCAGCCGGACCGCGTCCGCGTCGTCGAATTCCTCGATCCCCTTGCGGTAGTAGCCCATCCGGTCCAGCCAGGTGACCACGTCGAGCCCGCGGTAGAACCGCGCCACCCGCGGCGCGCTGCCGGTCGCCAGATGGACGGTCCGCCCGGCCAGGTGCAGGTCCTCGGCGATCTGGCAGCCGGACTGTCCGGTGCCGACCACGACGACATCACCGTCGGGAAGTTGCTCAGGACGCTTGTACTGCGAGGAATGCAGCTGCTCGACCGAGAGCCGCTCGGCCAGCCGAGGGATCCTCGGCGACTGGTACGGACCGGTTGCGACCACCACCTGCCCGGCCGTGATCGTCCCGGCCGTGGTGACGATGCGGAACCCGGCATCGAGCCGGATCGCGCGGACACCCTCGACGATCGGCACATCGAACGCCTGGCGGTAGTTCTCCAGGTAGTCCACGATCTCGTCACGGACCATGAAGCCGTCCGGGTCAGCGCCGTCGTACGGGAAGCCCGGTAGCCGGCATTGCCAGTTCGGGGTGACCAGGCAGAACGAGTCCCAGCGGCGGTTGCGCCACTCACTGCCGACGCGATCCGCCTCCAGAACAAGGTGATCCACGCCGTGCCGGCGCAACTGCCAACTGGTCGCGAGGCCTGCCTGGCCGCCGCCGATCACGACGACGGGGTGGTGCGCACCGTCGGTGAGTTGCATGCCGGCTCCCGGGGTCTCGGTCCGTCCTGGATGACTTCCAGTGAAGGACCGGCCGATTGCCCCACTGTTGCCCCCGGAACAAACTCAGGTTTCCAAATCGACGCCCGGTGTTTCGGGTGGGTAACCGCGTCAGGGGAGTTTGTGGACCTCGGTGTCGGCCGGACCGACCAGGCGACCGTCGGCCGCATGGACCTCCAGGACCTTCAACGGCTGTTGGTCACGACGGTCGAGAAGTTGTGAGTGCGGCTCGTCGGGGGCGAACGCGAACGTCTCACCCCACTGGCGGAGCGCGACGATCACCGGGAAGAGCGCCTCGCCCTTGGCGGTCAGCTCGTATCCGGTCGGCGCCTGCTCGAGGATTCCGTTGTCCACCAGCGCGCGAAGGCGGGCACTGAGGATGTTCTTCGCGACGCCCAGACTGCGCTGGAACTCGCCGAACCGCCGGCTGCCGTCGAACGCGTCCCGCACGATCAGCAGCGACCACCAGTCGCCGACCGCGTCCACCGACCGCGCGACCGGGCAACTTTCCTCGTCGAACCGGGTCCGCTTGACCATCACTCACCTCCTGGTTGCAACATGCTACCAATTTCTCCTACGGTAGCAACATGCAACCAAGTCAGCGCGTGTTCCTCGCGGTCGCGGCCGGGGTCGCGGTCTCGACCGTCTACGCCGCGCAGCCGCTACTGGTCACGATCGGCGCTGATCTCGAGATCGCGCCGGGCAGCGTCGGGCTGTTCGTCACCGTCACCCAACTCGGGTACGCCGCCGGCCTGTTCTTCCTGGTCCCGTTGGGGGATCTGCTCGACCGCCGACGCCTGATCCGCTGGCAGTTCTTGCTGCTGGCAATCGCGCTCCTGCTGACCGGGATCGCCCGGAACGCCACGATGCTGCTGGCCGGCCTGGCCGCGGTCGGCGCGCTCGCCGTCGTGACCCAGTCCCTCGTCGCGTACGGCGCCTCGCTGAGCGCACCGGCCGAGCGTGGCCGTGCCGTCGGCACGATCACTACCGGCATCGTCATCGGCATCCTGCTGAGCCGGACCGTGTCCGGCATCCTCACCGACCTCGTGGGGTGGCGAGCCGTCTACCTGGTCACGTGCGCGGCCTGCCTTGCAATCGGAAATTGCTTGCCCCACTCGGCTCCGCAGCCCAGGTCCAGCCTGACCTACGGCGCGCTCCTCCGCTCCACGATCGGGCTCTGGGGCGAGCCGTCGTTCCGCGAGAGCGCCGTACGTGCGTTCTTCATCTTCGGTGCGTTCAGCACGCTGTGGAGCTCGATCGCGCTGCCGTTGACTTCGGATTCGTTGTCGCACACCGAGATCGGCGCCTTCGGGCTGATCGGCGCGGCCGGTGCACTGGCAGCCGGTCCGGCCGGCCGATTGGCGGACCGGGGCCATGGGCAACTGGTCACGCTGATCGCTTCGGGACTGCTGGCAACGAGTTGGCTGGCGACGGCGCATGGCTTGGTGGGACTGGCGATCGGTGCGGTCCTGCTCGATCTCGCCGTGCAGGCCATTCACGTCACCAACCAGAGCAGCATTTATCGGCCGGAGCTCGGCAGCCGGCTGATCGGTGGCTACATGGTGTTCTACTCGCTGGGCAGCGGGCTGGGCGCGATCGCGTCGACCGCGCTCTACGAACGGGCCGGCTGGAACGCCGTCTGTCTGCTCGGCGCGGCCTTCGGCGTCGGCAGTGTGGTCACGTCAATCCGAGGAGCTCGACGGAGCGCTCGCGCATCTCGACCTTGCGTATCTTGCCCGTGACGGTCATCGGGAAGTCGTCGACCAGCAGCACGTACTTCGGGATCTTGAAGTGCGCGAGCTTGCCGGTGGCAAACGCCTTGATCGCTTCGGCGTCGAGCGGATCGGCGCCGGGCTTGAGCTTGATCCAGGCGCACAGCTCCTCGCCGTACCGCTCGTCCGGTACGCCGATCACCTGCACGTCGGCGATCGACGGGTGGGTGTAGAGGAACTCCTCGATCTCGCGGGGATAGACGTTCTCGCCGCCGCGGATGACCATGTCCTTGATCCGGCCGACGATGTTCACGTACCCGTCCTCGCGCATCGTCGCGAGATCGCCGGTGTGCATCCACCGGGCCTGGTCGATCGCTTCCGCGGTCTTCTCCGGCTCGTCCCAGTAGCCGAGCATCACGGAGTACCCGCGGGTGCACAGCTCACCTGGTTCGTTGCGCGGTACGACGAGACCCGTGGCCGGGTCGACGAGCTTCACCTCGACATGGGGCATGACGCGGCCGACGGTCGACGTACGGCGATCCAGATCGTCGTCGCGCCTGGTCTGCGTGGACACCGGCGACGTCTCGGTCATGCCGTAGCAGATCGCGACCTCGGCCATGTGCATGTCCGCGACACACCGCTTCATCACCTCGACGGGACAGGGCGATCCGGCCATCACGCCCGTCCGCAGGCTGGTCAGGTCGTACTCCGCGAAGTCCGGCAGACCGAGCTCCGCGATGAACATCGTCGGTACGCCGTACAGCCCCGTGCACCGCTCGTCCTGCACGGCTTTCAGCGTCGCGGCCGGATCGAACGCCGGGCCGGGGATCACCATGCAGGCGCCGTGAGTGGTGCAGCCCAGATTGCCCATCACCATGCCGAAGCAGTGATAGAAGGGCACCGGGATGCACAGCCGGTCGTCGGCGGTGAACGCGATCGTCTCGGTGACGAAGAAGCCGTTGTTGAGGATGTTGTGGTGGCTGAGCGTCGCGCCCTTCGGGAATCCCGTGGTCCCACTGGTGTACTGGATGTTGATCGGGTCGTCGAACGACAGCTCGGCCTCGCGCTGGTTGAGCTGGTCGACGGTGACCCGGCCGGCGTCGTCGCGGAGTGCATCCCAGTCGCCGGTGCCGAGGTAGACCGTTTCCTCGAGCGCGGGACACTTCGGCCGGACCTCGTCGACCATCTCGCGGTAGTTGCTGGTCTTGAACTCGGTCGCGGAGACAAGCATCCGGACGCCGGACTGGTTCAGCGCATAGGCCAGTTCGTGGGTCCGGTACGCCGGGTTGATGTTCACCAGGATCGCGCCCATCAACGCGGTCGCGTACTGCGTGATCGTCCACTCCGCCTGGTTCGGCGCCCAGATGCCGACCCGGTCGCCCTTCGCGATCCCCCGCGCCATCAGGCCACGCGCGACGAGTTCGACCTCCGCGCCGAACTCGTCGTACGTCCAGCGCCTTCCGGACTGGACCTCCACCAGCGCCTCGCGATCGCCGTACTCACTGATCGTCCGTCTCAGGTTGGCGCCGATCGTTTCACCCAGCAACGGGACCTCGGACACCCCGGACGCGTACGACGGAAGGCTCATCTGTCAATCGTCACCTCGCCCAGATGCCTCTGCAAGTGCACGTGCGGCAGGAAACAGGGGGTGGACGGCAAGCAATGTCCTCACCAACTCTGCGTCACAACGGTAGCGCTACGTGGTTGGACCGTTACATTAGTTGTGAGAGGTGTGAGGCGATGGACCGATCGATGGAAGGTCACGCCCGCAGCGACCGTCCGCCCGGACGTACCGCCGAGGCGGCGCAACGTACCGCTGCGGTACAGGAACGCGTCCAGGCCCTGGGCGGCATCCTGGCCGACGCGCTGGCTGTCGATGTCAACGGCACCGATCTGCAGACCCTCAAACGGGCTCCCCGGCGGGCTCCACCGACCGTGTCGCCGGCCGATCTCGAAACGCATCCCGGACCTGTCTGGGATGCGTTCGTGCCCCACCCCCCGATTCGCTGGTGGGGCGCCAAGCGGCGGTTCGCGCGGCGGCTCGCCGACGCCGAGGACCGATTCGCCGAGGCGATCGAGCGGCACCGGGCCGCCGAGGAGACCCGGCGCGAGCGGGTCGCCAAGGCGCTGCGGGAGCAGGTCGAGCACCAGCGCCGGCTCGACGAGGCGACCGCGGAACAGCATGCGCGGATCGACGCGTACGAGCGCGCGGTGGAGAACCGCGGCCGGGCGGCAGTGACGCGGTACTTCACCAAGGCGCTGGACCGGGTGCCGGAACCGCTGGACTTCCCCCGCCGGCGCAAGGTCGGGTACGTGCCCGAGTCGACACTGCTCGCGGTCGAGTGGGATCTCCCCGACGTCAGCGTGGTGCCGGCCGAGGCGTCGTACCGCTATGACCGCTCTCTCGACACGGTGCTCGCAGTACGTCGCGATCCTGTCGAATTGCGGCGGCTGTATCAGCAGCTGGTGGCCCAGTTGGCGTTGCGGGCCTTGCACCTGATCTTCGGCAGCGACCGGTACGGCGTGGTCGACACGGTCGTGTTCAACGGGATGGTGGAGTCGGTGGACCTCACCACCGGGCAGACCGTTCGGCCGTGCCTGATCACCTTGCGGGCAACGCGGGAGCAGTTCCAGGCGCTGGTGTTGGACCAGCTCGATCCGGTGGCCTGCGTACGTCACTACTTCGCCGCGGAGGTGTCACGGCATCCGGAAGAGCTGCAGCCGGTCGAGCCGGTGCTGGAGTTCGACCTGGCCGATCCACGCACCATCGAAGCGGTGGACGTGATCAGCGAGATCGACGCCCGCCCGAACCTGCTGGACCTGAGCCCCGAGTCCTTCGAGCACCTGGTGCACAACCTGCTCACCCGCATGGGCCTCGAGACCCGCCTGTTCCGCCGCGGCACGGACGGCGGCATCGACTGCGTCGCGTACGACCCCAGGCCGATCACCGGCGGCAAGTTCGTCGTACAGGCCAAGCTCTGGACCCGCACCGTCCCGCCGTCCGCCGTCCGCGACCTCTTCGGCACCGTGGTAGATGCCGGCGCCACCAAAGGCATCCTCATCACCACCTCCGGCTTCGGCCCCACCAGCTACCAGTTCGCCAACGGCAAACCCCTCCAACTGATAGACGGCACCGCCCTCCTCTCCCTCTGCCACCTCCACAACATCCCGGCCCGAATAATCCCCAGAGCGAGCTGACCGCCTGTCAGACTGGCCGTCATGGACACAGGGGTGAGTGTTGTCGGGTCAGGGCAGGTCAGCGGGACGCCGGATGTGCTGCGGGCGACGTTCGGGGTGGAGGCGTTCGCACCGGACGTGGCGAGTGCGGTGGCGCGGGTCGGCGAGCTCACGGAGGCCGTGACCGCGGCGCTGCGTGGACGAGGAGTCCTGGAGTCACAGCTCGGCACGAGCGCCGTCAACGTGTTCCAGCACTACCGGGAGCCCGGTACGGACGTGGGGTTCCAGGCGTCACACATGATCCACGTCGAGACCAAGGACCTCACCGGGTTCGGCGCGCTGCTGAATGCGGCGGTCGATGCTGCAGGCAACAGCCTGACCCTGAACGGGCTGCAGTTCGACATCGAGGACAAGTCCGAGCTGCTCGTCCAGGCGCGGGAACTCGCTTTCCAGCAGGCGCGCACGAAGGCCGGGCACCTCGCCGCACTGGCCGGGTTCTCACTCGGATCGGTCACCGGTATCGCGGAGACCCAGAACGCATTCCCGATCCGCCGGGCCTACAACGCCGGCAAGGCCGCCGACCTCGGCGGGGCCATCAACGTCATACCAGGTGACAGCAGCGTCGAGGTCACCCTCGAGGTGCACTTCTCCTGGGCGTAAGTCGCGTCTCAAAACCAGAACAGGGGTTGCGTTGTCGGTGGCGTCGTACAGACTGCTCTCATGTACGCACCGGCGCCGCTCCGACGGCAACTGAGCCGGTCCGGGCTTCTGCTGCTCGGACCGGCCTTCGTTGCGGCCGTCGCGTACGTCGATCCGGGGAACTTCGCGACCAACATCGCGGCCGGCGCTACGTACGGTTACCTGCTCTGCTGGGTGGTCGTCGGCGCCAACCTGATGGCCGTCCTGGTGCAGTACCTTGCCGCCAAGGCAAGCATCGCCACCGGGCGGACCCTGCCGCAGCTGTGCCGTGACCACTTCCGGCGGTCGACGTCGACCGGGCTGTGGGCGCAGGCCGAGGTGGTGGCGATCGCGACCGACCTGGCCGAGGTCGTCGGCGGTGCCATCGCGCTGAACCTGCTGTTCAACATTCCCCTCCTGCTCGGCGGAGCGATCACCGGCGCCGTGTCCTTCGGCTTGCTGATCTACCAGTCCAAGCGCGGGCAACGCCCGTTCGAGGCAGCGATCATCGGTCTGCTCGCCGTCGTACTCATCGGCTTCGTCGTCTCGACAGCCAAGTCGGACCCGTCCGCGAGCGGCGTGGTCGGCGGCCTCGTCCCCCGCCTCGACGGCACCCAATCCCTCGTGCTCGCCGCCGGCATGCTCGGCGCAACCGTCATGCCGCACGCGATCTGGCTGCACGGCGCCCTCGTCACCGACCGCCATTGGAAGAGCATCCGCTCCCAGGAAGGCAAATCACGCGTACTGCGTGCCACCCGCCTGGACGTCGCGATCGCGATGGCGCTGGCCGGCGCGGTCAACCTGGCGATGGTCGTCCTGGCCGCGGCCGCGCTGAAGGGCACCGGCGCCGACTCGCTCGACGCGGCCCACATCGCGATCGGCGACCGTCTCGGCCAGCTTCCGGCCCTGTTGTTCGCGCTCGCCCTGCTGGCCAGCGGTTTCGCCTCCTCCTCGGTCGGGACGTACGCCGGTTCCGTGATCCTGGACGGCTTCTGGCGGCGCCATGTCCCGCTGGCGGTCCGCCGCCTGATCACGCTGATCCCGGCCCTGCTGGTGCTCGCGATCGGCATCGACCCCAGCCGCGCACTGGTCGTTTCGCAGGTCGTCCTGAGCTTCGGCATCCCCTGCGCGCTCTGGCCGTTGGTGAGATTGACCGCATCCCGGCGCGTCATGGGTAACCTTGTCAACCGCTGGGCGACTACTCTCGCGGCATGCCTGGTAGCGACCGCCGTCACGGCCCTCAACGTCGTACTGATCGTGCTGACCATTCGGGGATGACGTGACCCGGGTGTTCGCCGTGAGCGACATCCACGGCCACCTGGAGAAACTGACCGCCGCTCTGCACGACGCGGGCCTCACCGATGCCGATGGCAACTGGGCCGGCGAGGACGCCCGGCTGTGGTTCCTCGGCGACTTCTTCGACCGCGGCCCGGACGGCATCGGCGTACTGCGCCATGTCCGCAAGCTGATCGAGCAGGCGCCGGACGGCGCGATCCAGATGCTGCTCGGCAACCACGAGATCCTCGCGCTCGGGATGCGGAAGTTCGGCGACACGTTCGTCCCGCACGACGGCCTCACGCTGCGCAGCTTCGAGCGTTCCTGGGCCCTGAACGGCGGCCAGGACCGCGACCAGGAGCTGCTCACCGACGACGACACCGACTGGCTGCTCGACCGGCCGATGCTCGCACTCGACGCGGACCACCTGCTGATGCACTCCGACACCTCGGAGTACGTCGAGTGGGGCGACTCGCTCGACGCCATCAACGCCGCGGCGAGCGCCGAACTGCACTCCGACGACATCGAGGTGTGGTGGGAGATCTGGCGCCGGATGACGTCGCGGTATGCGTTCCGCGGTGACGGCGGGCCGGAGATCGCGCGCATCCTGCTGCAGCACCTCGGCGGTCGCCGGATCGTCCACGGCCACAGCATCGTCGCCGACCAGCTCGGCATCGACCCGCAGTTCCTGACCGACCCGCTCCTGTACGCCGACGGACTCGTGCTGGGCATCGACGGCGGCGCGTTCGACGGCGGACCGTGCCTGGTCGTCGAACTGGAAGAGCTCACCGCGGACTGAGGCGATCACCACCACGAGTGCCGCCGGCAGGACGTTCGCTACTTGTCGGCCGTGAGGGTGCCGCCGATGGCCCAGCTGTCCGGCGGGGTCTCCTGGATCCAGACCTGGACGCTCTCGGCCGGAACGCCGAGGCTGTCGACGAACGCGTCGGTGACCTTCTGGACGAGTTCGCGCTTGAGCTCCGGGGTCCGCGGGCCTTGCAGGACGGTGACGATGGGCATCTGATTCCCTTTCTCTGTGGGGTTCTGAGCCCATTCCAGCCGTCGTCGCCGCCGGGAACGAGACGCACATCCGATGTGCAGTCATCACTCGAACTGATGGGACGCCTTCCGGCAGGCTTCGAGCAGTACGGCGAGGTCGCCGCCGACCGTGGTGCCGGCGGGAACGGCGAGGCTCGTGGTCAACGCGAGCCGCGGCTTCGGCCGACGGAACGCGACCCGTCCTTCGCGGAGCAGCCGGGCGTGCGACTCGTAGATGACCGTCCAACTGAGGCTGCCTGCGCCGATCGCGGCGTGGGTGTCCTGGAGGCTGCTGGAGCGGGGGCCGAGGACGGGCTCGAAGCCAGCGGCGGCGCAGGCCGACATGACCAGGTCGACCAGCGGCGGATTGGTACGCCGTTGGGTGATGCGGAGGGGGAGGTCTCGGAGGTCTTTCAGCTCGACCTCGGGCTCCTCAGCGACCGCAGCCGGCAGGGCGATCAGCAAGTCGTCTTCCAAGACCGGGACGAACTCCAGGCCGGCTGCTTCGTCGAGGCCGCGGACGAAAGCCGCGTCGAGTTGGCCGCTGCGGACTCGGTCGAGTCTCGCGCGGGTCGAGGTGCTGACGAGGTCGACGTGCAGGTCCTGGGACGAGAGCTCCGCGACCACGGTCTCGAGGCGTTCTCCCAGACCGGTGCTGGTTCCCAGGCGGAGCGTTCTGGCCTCACCGGTTGCCGCGGCGCGGGCGGACTCCACCGAGGCGAGGACCGTGCGGGCTGCCGGGAGGAAGCGTTGGCCGGCTTCGGTGAGGCGGATGGCGCGGGCGGAGCGGTCGAAGAGGAGTACGTCGAGCTCGCGTTCGAGGCGGGCGATCTGCTGGCTCACGCCGGGCTGGCCGATGCCGAGCTGTTCGGCGGCGCGGCCGAAGTTCAGGACCTCGGCGACGGTCACGAAGTACTGGATCTGCCGTAGCTCCACGCTGAACATGATCTCCCCGGGAATGACCTCGCTGCGACCGGGGTTGTCAGCGGGTATGGCGGAGAAGACTGTGAAGATTCCCGGACCGGACCACCCGATCACCGTCGGGAAGAACCCGGACCGCGTGGTCGTGAAGGTCGGCGACCAGGTGATCGCGGACACGCACGAGGCGCTGTCGCTGCAGGAAGCGAACTATCCGGCGGTGCAGTACATCCCACGCAAGGACGTCGACCTCACGCTGCTCGAGCGGACCGACCACGCGTCGTACTGCCCCTACAAGGGCGACGCGGCGTACTACAGCGTCCTCCCCGCCGGGGCGGACGGGGTGAACGCGGTCTGGACCTACGAGCAGCCGTACGACGCGGTCGCGGACATCCGCGAGCACGTCGCGTTCTACCCCGACAAGGTGTCGATCGAGATCATCGCCGACTGACGAAGTCGGTGAGGACCGGAGCGAGCAGCTCCGGTGGTACGACGTGGTGGTGGCCCGCGAGCTCGACGAGTTCGGCCGCGGGCAGGATCGTCGCGATCCGATGCGCCGCGTCGACCATGAACGGCGCCGACGCCGTACCCGCGAGGACCAGCGTCTCCGGCTTGATGGTGCGCAGCAGATCGACCGGAGTACCGGTGCCGGCCAGGCCGTGTTCCATCACCGCGAAGTCGTAGCCGAGCGTCGGAGCGCGGTCGGCAAGACTCGGCGCGTACTCGAGCGCCTCCTGCTTCGGCATTCCCGTCATCATCAGGAACAGCTCGACGGCCTCCCGGTTCTGCCCCTCGCGGATCAGCTCGAGCACCTGCTCGCCGTCGTCCGACGGATCCACGTCGTCCGGCCCGTACGGCGGCTCGTGCAGCATGACGTGCGTGAACGGCAGCCCGGTGCTCGCTGCGACCGCTGCCAGTCCGGCGCCGGACGAGTGCCCGTAGATGGCCGCCGTACCGCCAAGAGCTGTGACCAGTGCGGCGATGTCGTCCACCTCGCGCTGCACGGCGTACGACGTACTGTCGCCGGAGTCACCGCGGCCGCGCCGGTCGTACGTCACGACGTCGAAGTCGCTGGCGAGTACGTCGGCCAGCGGCCGGAGCGACTGCCGGTCGCACAGCGCTCCCCCGGCCAGGACCAACGGGTGCCCGCTGCCCAGTCGGTCGTAGGCGATCGTCGTACCGTCCGCAGACGTCACTGTCTCCATGCTGTCCCTCCAGTTCGGCGTTGACGACTGTGACGTCGGAGCCGAGTTGCAGCTTTCGACATATCTGTTGGCGGTTGACCGGCCTGAGTGATTCACTGCGTTCCGATGATCACCAGAGTCGACACCTACCTCCATAGCGTCCCGCTGTCCGGCGCGGTTGCCGAGCAGGTGGGACCGTTCACCTTGTTCCGCAGTACGACGATCTGGCCGTACTACGCGCGCCCGGTGCCGGGATCCGGCGCCGAGATCAAGCCGGACGACGTCGAGCTCGTGCGGGCGCGGTGTGCCGAACTGGAGATCCCGCTGAGCTTCGAGTGGGTCGTGGACACCTGTCCGTCGCTCGGACCGGCTGCGGCTGCGGCGGGCCTGACCGTGGTCGAGCACCCGTTGCTGGTGCTGGAGCGTGACGACTTCCAACCTGTCGTGGCTGACGCCCGCGTGGAGATCCTGTCCGCGGACGAGGAGCAGGTCCGGCAGGCTCGTGCGGTCGCCAACCTGGCGTTCAGCGACCCAGGTACCGCGGTCGGCGCCGCTGGACCGGCGGAACGGGATGCGGCCGCGGCCGCGACACGGGACGAACTGGTGGCGGCGCTGCGAGACCGCGCTCTCCGAGGTGTCTCGGTGAGCGCCGGAGCCTTCACCGAGGACGGCATGGTGGCCAGCGGAACGCATCAGCCGGTCGACTCCACCACGGAGATCGTCGGCGTCGGCACACTCCCGTCCATGCGCCGCCGCGGCCTGGGAGCGGCCGTCACGTCGGCGCTGGTCGAGCACGCTCTCTCGCACGGCGTGGACCTCGTACTCCTCTCAGCCGAGTCGGACGCGGTAGCGGCCGTCTACGAACGCGTCGGCTTCCACCGGATCGGGAGCGCCGGAGCAGCAGAGTGACCGGCAGCCCGACCACGCGCCTCGTCGTACTGCGCGGGAACTCGGGCTCCGGCAAATCCACCACCGCGAAAGCACTGCGTGAACGCCTCGGCCGCGGCACGGCCTGGGTCGAGCAGGACCATGTCCGGCGGATCCTGCTCCGCGAACACGACCTCCCGGGCGGCGTGAACATCGGACTGATCGATCTGAACGCCCGCTACGCGCTGGACCACGGGTACGACGTGGTGCTCGAGGGCATCATGAACTCCGGCCGCTACGGCGACATGCTCCGCCGACTGACAGCTGACCACCGTGGGACGACGCTGCACTACTACTTCGACATCCCGTTCGAGGAGACCGCCGTACGTCATGCCACCCGGGAGCTGGC carries:
- the dmpI gene encoding 4-oxalocrotonate tautomerase DmpI translates to MHIGCASRSRRRRRLEWAQNPTEKGNQMPIVTVLQGPRTPELKRELVQKVTDAFVDSLGVPAESVQVWIQETPPDSWAIGGTLTADK
- a CDS encoding LysR family transcriptional regulator, coding for MELRQIQYFVTVAEVLNFGRAAEQLGIGQPGVSQQIARLERELDVLLFDRSARAIRLTEAGQRFLPAARTVLASVESARAAATGEARTLRLGTSTGLGERLETVVAELSSQDLHVDLVSTSTRARLDRVRSGQLDAAFVRGLDEAAGLEFVPVLEDDLLIALPAAVAEEPEVELKDLRDLPLRITQRRTNPPLVDLVMSACAAAGFEPVLGPRSSSLQDTHAAIGAGSLSWTVIYESHARLLREGRVAFRRPKPRLALTTSLAVPAGTTVGGDLAVLLEACRKASHQFE
- a CDS encoding DUF427 domain-containing protein — encoded protein: MKIPGPDHPITVGKNPDRVVVKVGDQVIADTHEALSLQEANYPAVQYIPRKDVDLTLLERTDHASYCPYKGDAAYYSVLPAGADGVNAVWTYEQPYDAVADIREHVAFYPDKVSIEIIAD
- a CDS encoding alpha/beta fold hydrolase; the protein is METVTSADGTTIAYDRLGSGHPLVLAGGALCDRQSLRPLADVLASDFDVVTYDRRGRGDSGDSTSYAVQREVDDIAALVTALGGTAAIYGHSSGAGLAAVAASTGLPFTHVMLHEPPYGPDDVDPSDDGEQVLELIREGQNREAVELFLMMTGMPKQEALEYAPSLADRAPTLGYDFAVMEHGLAGTGTPVDLLRTIKPETLVLAGTASAPFMVDAAHRIATILPAAELVELAGHHHVVPPELLAPVLTDFVSRR
- a CDS encoding GNAT family N-acetyltransferase, yielding MITRVDTYLHSVPLSGAVAEQVGPFTLFRSTTIWPYYARPVPGSGAEIKPDDVELVRARCAELEIPLSFEWVVDTCPSLGPAAAAAGLTVVEHPLLVLERDDFQPVVADARVEILSADEEQVRQARAVANLAFSDPGTAVGAAGPAERDAAAAATRDELVAALRDRALRGVSVSAGAFTEDGMVASGTHQPVDSTTEIVGVGTLPSMRRRGLGAAVTSALVEHALSHGVDLVLLSAESDAVAAVYERVGFHRIGSAGAAE
- a CDS encoding kinase, with product MTGSPTTRLVVLRGNSGSGKSTTAKALRERLGRGTAWVEQDHVRRILLREHDLPGGVNIGLIDLNARYALDHGYDVVLEGIMNSGRYGDMLRRLTADHRGTTLHYYFDIPFEETAVRHATRELAGAFSVEAMREWYRERDLLDGVKQTVIGPESSLDRTVGQILTDLGVECGGAVPL